In the genome of Candidatus Electrothrix rattekaaiensis, the window GCAGCGGGGAGCAGAATCGCTACGGGATTAAGAAGCTGCGGGAGCTGATTTTGGAGCTGGCTGTGCGGGGTAAGCTGGTGGCGCAGAATCCTGCTGATGAACCTGCTTCGGTGTTGCTGGAGCGGATTGCTGCGGAGAAGGCGAGCTTGGTTAAGGCTGGGAAGATTAAGAAAAAGAAAGCGTTGTCACCGATTGCTGAGGAGGAAAAGCCGTTTGTATTGCCGAAAAATTGGTACTGGGCAAGACTTCAAGATATTGGCCATGATTGGGGGCAAAAAAAGCCGGATGGCGATTTTACCTACATTGAAGTGTCGGGTATTGACAATGCGACAGGAACAATCAAATTTCCGAAAAAGTTAACGGCAGCAGAGGCACCATCCAGAGCAAGAAAAATAGTTTCAGTTGGAACGGTAATCTACTCTACAGTTCGCCCTTATCTTAAAAACATCTGTGTTATCGAGCAGGAATATCACCCTGAACCAATTGCAAGCACAGCTTTTGCTGTTGTGCATCCATTTCAAAAAATGCCTGGGAAGTTCTTCACGCTGTATTTGAAGAGTCCTTCCTTTGTCAGCTATGTTGAATCGGTCCAAACTGGAATTGCTTACCCGGCTATCAATGATAAACAGTTTTTTTATGGTGTAACTCCAATTCCTCCGCTTGCTGAGCAAAACCGCATAGTCGCCAAGGTCGATGAACTCATGACCCTCTGCGACCGCCTGGAAAAACAACAAACCGACAGCACCGCAACTCACCAAGCTCTGCTGACTACTCTGCTTGATGCGCTGACAAAATCTGCCAATCATGCGGAATTTGCTACAACTTGGCAACGAATCGCCGAGCATTTTGATCTCCTGTTCACCACGGATCAATCCATTGACCAGCTCAAGCAGACCATCCTTCAGCTCGCTGTTATGGGGAAACTTGTTCCGCAGAACCCTGACGATGAACCGGCCTCTGTGCTGTTGGAAAAGATTGCAGCGGAGAAGGCGCAGTTGGTCAAAGCGGGTAAGATGAAGAAACAGAAGAAGTTGCCGGAGATTGGGGATGAGGAAAAGCCGTTTGAGTTGCCGGAGGGGTGGGGTTTTGTCAGGCTAGTTGAAATAAGCAAGTTAATCACAAAAGGATCTTCGCCAAAATGGCAAGGTGTCAATTATACAGAAAAAAAAGAGGGGATTTTGTTTATTACGAGTGAAAATGTTGGAAGATATAAACTGAAATTAGAGAAGAAAAAATATGTTGAGAAAAAATTTAACGAAGTGGAACCTAGGTCTATTTTGAAAAAAGACGATTTTTTGATGAATATTGTTGGCGCATCTATTGGTCGTACAGCTGTGTACGATATTGATGAATTGGCTAATATTAATCAGGCGGTTTGCCTCATACGGGTATTTTCTCAATTTATTGATAAAAAATATCTACTTTACTTTTTTAATAGTGAATTTTGTTTGTCATATATGTTTGACAAGCAAGTTGATAACGCTCGTGCAAATCTCAGTATGGGTAATATTGCTAAATTTTTGATTCCATTCCCTCCGCTCCCCGAACAACACCGAATAGTAGCCAAAGTCGATGAACTCATGACCCTCTGCGACACCCTTAAATCCGGTTTACAACAAGCCCAAACCACCCAGGTGCAGCTCGCCGATGCCCTTGTTGAACAGGCTGTGGCGTAGGGCGCACGGCGTGCCGTGCCCTTGGAATATACATGATTCCCAAGCTCGGGCACCAAACCCACCCAGCGATAAATCACTGGGCTATTAGCGTGCTGTCCCTCCGGGACGCTTTTTACCGCCCCGGAGGGGCCGAACGAACATAGCCCGGTGTTTTAACGCCGGGTAAAAGATCATCTTTTCCCCTTGGGCAAGGTCTATCAACTCCAGTCACGGCATGATCACGAGGCATGAACCGCCTGCTCAAGCGTTTCCGCCACCCATTTGGCGTAGGGCGCACGGCGTGCCGTGCCCTTGGAATATACATGAGGGCGACCGCCGGTCGCCCCTACGACGAATTTCTGATCCCCAAGCTGTGGAGTAGCCAACACATTCACAAGGCATGAACCGCCTGCTCAAGGGTTTCCGCCACCCATTTATTAAGACTTTTCCCGGCATTCACCGCAGCAGCGGCAACTTTGCCGTGCAGAGAAGGATCCACCCTGACCATAAAATTCCCTGAAAACGGCTTGTTCGGTTCCCTTCCGGCTTTCTTGCAACTTTCCAGATAAAAATCAACAGCCTCATGAAAGGCATCTTTTATCTCACTGACTGATTCACCGTGAAATCCCACAGTATCACGGATGCCGATAATATTACCGAACAGGATATTATCTTCCGGGTCGAATTCGATCTTGGCGGTATACCCCTTGTGGCTGATTGTATTCATATTTTAACTCCTGCTCTTGCCAAGAAATCCCTGGCGTTTCTCACCTGATATCGCTTCGCCTCTTTACCGGGATGCGGTCTGTGAAAATCGCCTTTTTCACCGTTGATGATAAAAGATACCCGTGAACCGTTTCCTTCTATCACTTGAGCATCAAGTGCGACAAAGAGCGTCTCAATCCTGCGCCATTCAAGGCTGCCGGGAACAGGACTGGAAAAAATGGCTGTCAAGGTTTTACGATGTTTACTGTTCATCTCTAATTGATACTATTTTCCAGTATCATCGTCAAGCAATTCATGTAAGGCTTCAGCCCTTCTCCCAGCGATAAATCACTAGGCTCTTGGCGTGCTGTCCCTCTGGGACGCTTTTTACCGCGCCTCGAAGGGGCCGAACGAACGTAGTCCAGTCACGGCATGATCACGAGGCATGAACCGCCTGCTCAAGGGTTTCCGCCACCCATTTGGCGT includes:
- a CDS encoding type II toxin-antitoxin system HicB family antitoxin, which produces MNTISHKGYTAKIEFDPEDNILFGNIIGIRDTVGFHGESVSEIKDAFHEAVDFYLESCKKAGREPNKPFSGNFMVRVDPSLHGKVAAAAVNAGKSLNKWVAETLEQAVHAL
- a CDS encoding type II toxin-antitoxin system HicA family toxin, which gives rise to MNSKHRKTLTAIFSSPVPGSLEWRRIETLFVALDAQVIEGNGSRVSFIINGEKGDFHRPHPGKEAKRYQVRNARDFLARAGVKI
- a CDS encoding restriction endonuclease subunit S — its product is MELAVRGKLVAQNPADEPASVLLERIAAEKASLVKAGKIKKKKALSPIAEEEKPFVLPKNWYWARLQDIGHDWGQKKPDGDFTYIEVSGIDNATGTIKFPKKLTAAEAPSRARKIVSVGTVIYSTVRPYLKNICVIEQEYHPEPIASTAFAVVHPFQKMPGKFFTLYLKSPSFVSYVESVQTGIAYPAINDKQFFYGVTPIPPLAEQNRIVAKVDELMTLCDRLEKQQTDSTATHQALLTTLLDALTKSANHAEFATTWQRIAEHFDLLFTTDQSIDQLKQTILQLAVMGKLVPQNPDDEPASVLLEKIAAEKAQLVKAGKMKKQKKLPEIGDEEKPFELPEGWGFVRLVEISKLITKGSSPKWQGVNYTEKKEGILFITSENVGRYKLKLEKKKYVEKKFNEVEPRSILKKDDFLMNIVGASIGRTAVYDIDELANINQAVCLIRVFSQFIDKKYLLYFFNSEFCLSYMFDKQVDNARANLSMGNIAKFLIPFPPLPEQHRIVAKVDELMTLCDTLKSGLQQAQTTQVQLADALVEQAVA